The Brachypodium distachyon strain Bd21 chromosome 4, Brachypodium_distachyon_v3.0, whole genome shotgun sequence nucleotide sequence ATACGATGTTTCAGTGACTGGAATCCTTCAGATATCTTGTTCAAAGAAACTTACTTTTCTCAAATAAATTTTAACTGAAACCTAGAGAGTGAACTGAGGAAAGTGTATTTGCACATGAAGAAAGTAAGAACCTTGGCACTTCATAATAATGAGAAGATATACAAGATTTGTGAAATGTTTGCTTCGTCTCACTGAGGTGCTAATGAAATGCAGGTTTTGAACAAGGTTAGTGTGGCAGTTAAAGGGATGGTTCGGACAATAAGGTATCCAGTTGTATGGAAACCATCTCTCTATATGTTCCTTTCGCTGGCTCTCAGTATCAGCACCCATGAGGGACAGTTCTACTGGTACACTAACAAGGAACCGCCTAATCCTGGATTTTCACAGGTAAAATTTTGAACATGGCCTTGTTAATTCTAATGCTAACTAGTAACTACTACGCCTGTTACACACAGCAAAGGTATTCTTTAGCATATGCATTAACTCAAATTCACCTTGTGTCAATATTTTCCAAAGTTTGGGTTTATAAAGGAAGTAGCTTAGTCATACAGGCGAGGGAGTGTACTGAATCATGAATCAGAAAACTGGAAGCAGTGTAATAAACTTTGACATTGTTGAAGTAATATTGATTGGATTATGACACAAAATTACCTTAAAACCTATAAAATTACTGCTCTCGGAGCATGATACAAAAAATGTGTCCTGCATGGATGTATCATCTAAAACAACAAAGTCCCTGCTTGTCATTTTCATGTCATGATGCTTTTCACGTTAGttgcatgtgatgaattttctCTCAGTAGGAAGTATTATATTTGACATTACATAAAGTGCATGAGAGGCAAAAGTACAAAAAGGTGGAAATAAAATAGTGAAGACCCGGGGGGAGGGATACACACCAATCACTTTCAGTCTACCGAATATAACACAATCAACATCTATCAGAAAGATACCTAGATAAAAAGGTACCTTCAATTCTGGGAATCTGGGATAATGCAGCCATGCATATCTTGGCCCCACAATCTCGGTTGTTCCACAATGCTGTCCTCAGATGTCCCTAATAAAAGATTCCTACTATAAGATAAAGAAACATCATTCCaagtttttttccttcaagaATCTTTGGTTGGATGCCCAGTCTAAGTATTCATGCCGTAGGCCCAGATCAAGAGCTTGAACTGAAACAGTAGTGGATAGACTCCATGTTCAAGAATTGCAGTAAGCTTTATTATAGCACTCTGTGAGGGCATATTTGAAAAGCAGGAATTTCAGAGGAAACAGTTCACAGGTCTCGCTGATTGAAAATAATTTCAATAGTTTTTTGCAGGGTTCTAATCCCTAGAAAAGTTTCCTAGTTACTAGTATTTCATTTGTAGGATTGCAACTCATAGCAAATTTTCAAAAAGGTTCCTAGTTCAAAAACTTTCCATCGACTCCAACCTCTCGGGCTCTTGGCTATAACTATAAGCAGTCAAACATTGTTTCAACCCTGTAACATTCAAGATGGCATGACATTGCAATCATTACCTTTTGCTCCTGCATGTCGAATCCTGCCAATCGAAGATGGCCCAATTCCTGAAGGAATTCTCTCATTCCAAACTGAGCTGCAAATTTAAGGTTAACACAACGGAAAAGTTGGCATAACGAGTATATTTCCTTGTGAGTTGCAGCATAATGAGTATATTTCCTTGTGAATTGTGGAAAAAATGAGTCCAACAGGAGAGGCAGCGATGAGATACCAGAATTAGCAATTCGCTACTGACAGTAGTCAAACAAACTAGAACATTCCTACCGGCTACCACTAGACTGCAGCCTAGCAATTCTCTGTGAATTGTGAAGACTATTGTCACAAGAACTAATGTGGGTGCATGAAAACGCTGTGATTCACGGTGGCCGTGCAGGAATTTGTCGgagtggtgcatgccatcggtgcAGTCGCATCCATGGTGGGCGTCCTGATCTACCACAAGCGCCTCAAGGACTACCCCTTCCGGAGCATCCTCTTCTTCGCTCAGCTCCTGCATGGCATCACCGGCCTCCTTGACCTCACATTCGTGCTCCGATGGAACCTCCTGGTAGGTGTGCCAGACGCCGTCTTCGTCATCATGGAGGAGTCCGTCTCCCGGGTGGTCAGCCGTGTCCGGCTGATGCCGATGATGGTCCTGAGCACCAAGCTCTGCCCGCCGGGTGCCGAGGGCACCTTCTTCGCGCTCCTCATGTGCATTGACAGCCTCGGCATGCTGACAGCCAAGACCAGTGGCGCCTTCGTGCTCCGGGCCCTGCATGTGACGAGGACGGATTTCAGCAACCTCTGGCTCGCCGTCCTGTTGAGGAACCTGCTGAGGTTGTCCGCCCTGAGCGCGATCTTCCTGGTGCCCACCGCCGACCAGACCGACGTGCTGCTGCCACACGACCTCCTAAGTTCCGGTGGCAcggcagctgctgccgccgaCGAGGAAGAGTCGTTGTTGCAGCTCGGGAAGCTCACTTCTCACACTGACGATGTATGATCGACCCTGCTAGTATActgcgcgcacacacacacatgtacgcgaagaaagaaaagagaggaatGATACGAGTGATTGgtgtatgtttctttttttgtttatgcCACATGCTTTAGTGAAAATTAAGGTAGTAGCTTATTAGCGAC carries:
- the LOC100830453 gene encoding probable folate-biopterin transporter 6, which codes for MREEGGAMETDGLAGSESALGESRGGGGGWAEAVLEPVRWVRMLCRELGATFVAGVVLVYGLSQGFAGSFFRVASDYYWKDVQRVQPATVQFLSIFLYIPLVLKPLWGVMTDVFPVHGYRRRPYFVFSGILGMSSAAILAMGVGLSLPSAIICFVGISTAVAIADVTIDACIAKNSIDKPALAPDMQSLCAFSSSLGALIGYATSGMFVHHLGAQGALSIMALPPAMLVFLGLYIYELKMYRQNVKEKVLNKVSVAVKGMVRTIRYPVVWKPSLYMFLSLALSISTHEGQFYWYTNKEPPNPGFSQEFVGVVHAIGAVASMVGVLIYHKRLKDYPFRSILFFAQLLHGITGLLDLTFVLRWNLLVGVPDAVFVIMEESVSRVVSRVRLMPMMVLSTKLCPPGAEGTFFALLMCIDSLGMLTAKTSGAFVLRALHVTRTDFSNLWLAVLLRNLLRLSALSAIFLVPTADQTDVLLPHDLLSSGGTAAAAADEEESLLQLGKLTSHTDDV